In Desulfosediminicola ganghwensis, a single window of DNA contains:
- a CDS encoding CBS domain-containing protein, whose translation MARVLALHHIDSMPVTCKAGYLVGIVTRGDILRSSAENPRLDLWG comes from the coding sequence GTGGCCCGTGTCCTTGCCCTGCATCATATAGACTCCATGCCTGTTACCTGTAAAGCAGGATATCTTGTCGGAATTGTGACCAGAGGTGATATTCTCAGAAGTTCTGCCGAAAACCCACGTCTCGATCTCTGGGGTTAA
- a CDS encoding OFA family MFS transporter — MMQQDQKVPIQAWITTFAGTSINLCLGILYAWSIWKSALVNVDLAGQQFPADSMNAGWTYLTNAQAATPFTMCVIIFAIFMIPGGKIQDRISPKFGATLGGLLLAVGCIIAGLMKSYTGLLIGFGLFGGMGMGIGYAAPTPAALKWFGPKKRGLIAGLVVGGYGGAALYIGYLGQYLIDKYGVTGSFIGLGTFFAVVVIIAGQLLKTPEEGYVPPGVDTTALKDQTAAQRNALANWTTGEMAKTWQCYALIFMFILTTQSGLLIISSAKGILSSTAKDIPFFLANAWLLVSFGGFVNASGRVGTGYYSDKIGRTNAYALNCSISALCLFSLPMVIASKNVALLFLVVGIAYWQYGGGLALMPSFTADFFGPKNLGANYGIVFLGWGCGVFVARLGGWIQDVTGSLNYAFYLSGALLVLGVILAVSVRKPDYAKFKGEDVERVQV, encoded by the coding sequence ATGATGCAACAGGATCAAAAAGTACCAATCCAAGCGTGGATCACGACATTTGCCGGAACATCGATCAATCTATGTCTCGGTATCCTCTACGCATGGAGTATTTGGAAATCTGCATTGGTGAATGTGGATCTGGCAGGCCAGCAGTTCCCGGCCGACAGCATGAACGCGGGGTGGACATATCTTACGAATGCCCAGGCGGCTACCCCCTTCACCATGTGTGTAATCATTTTTGCTATTTTCATGATTCCCGGCGGCAAAATCCAAGATAGGATCAGCCCTAAATTTGGTGCCACACTGGGTGGCCTTTTGCTGGCTGTCGGCTGTATCATCGCCGGACTGATGAAGTCTTATACCGGTCTTCTTATTGGTTTTGGACTCTTCGGCGGAATGGGCATGGGTATCGGTTACGCAGCACCGACCCCGGCTGCCCTGAAATGGTTTGGCCCGAAAAAACGTGGCCTTATCGCAGGACTTGTTGTCGGTGGTTACGGTGGAGCCGCTCTCTATATCGGCTACCTTGGCCAGTACCTCATCGATAAATATGGTGTTACCGGCAGTTTCATAGGTTTGGGAACCTTCTTTGCGGTAGTCGTCATCATCGCCGGTCAGCTTCTGAAAACTCCTGAGGAAGGCTACGTGCCTCCGGGAGTCGACACAACAGCGCTCAAGGATCAGACCGCTGCCCAGAGAAATGCCCTGGCAAACTGGACTACCGGTGAAATGGCCAAAACATGGCAGTGTTATGCACTGATTTTCATGTTCATCCTTACCACTCAATCCGGTCTTCTTATCATCAGTAGTGCCAAAGGTATACTTTCCTCAACTGCCAAGGACATCCCATTCTTTCTGGCGAATGCCTGGCTTCTCGTTTCATTCGGCGGCTTTGTTAATGCATCAGGGCGTGTCGGTACCGGTTACTATTCCGATAAGATCGGCAGGACCAATGCCTATGCTCTGAACTGCTCGATTTCGGCACTCTGCCTTTTCTCGCTGCCGATGGTTATCGCCAGTAAAAATGTGGCGCTGCTCTTTTTGGTAGTCGGTATTGCTTACTGGCAGTATGGCGGCGGTCTGGCGTTGATGCCATCGTTTACCGCAGACTTTTTTGGCCCGAAAAACCTTGGCGCAAACTACGGAATCGTTTTCCTGGGCTGGGGTTGTGGTGTTTTTGTTGCTCGCCTTGGTGGCTGGATTCAGGATGTTACCGGTAGTCTGAACTACGCCTTCTATCTCTCCGGGGCCTTGCTGGTACTTGGTGTGATTCTGGCAGTCTCCGTAAGAAAGCCTGACTACGCGAAATTCAAGGGTGAGGATGTGGAGCGGGTGCAGGTCTAG
- the acs gene encoding acetate--CoA ligase — translation MSEEKQIVETSEAQIAVHWKEEEYINPSEEFIAQANLTDKSIFERFSLDNFPDYYTEFADMLTWYKKWDEVLDTSDAPSFKWFKGGKLNASYNCIDRHLAKNKNKTAIHFVAEPEDERVSHITYQELYTRVNEFAALLRDTAKLKRGDRVTIHMPMSAELPITMLACARLGVIHSVVFGGFSASACADRVIDSNSRVLITMDAYYRAGNLLDHKAVDDEACKLAADGGQKVDTLLVWQRYPGKMSSETPIVEGRDIIVNQELKKYYGAIVEPEEMLSEEPLFLMYTSGTTGKPKGCQHGTGGYLSYVTAMSKYIQDIHPEDVYWCMADIGWITGHSFIVYGPLALCASSVIYEGVPTYPDAGRSWRIAQELDVNIFHTAPTAIRALRKVGPDEPAKYNYKFKHMTTVGEPIEPEVWRWYYNVVGRGEAAIVDTYWQTETGGFLCSTVPGMQPMKAGSAGPGVPGIHPIVFDESGDVLEPGCGKAGNICIQNPWPGMMQTVWGDRERFIESYFGMYNKDRNSKDWRDWPYMTGDAAVLAGDGYVRVLGRIDDVINVSGHRLGTKEIESAALTVPEVAEAAVVPVAHEIKGKEPELYVSLKPGYDATPELQQKVADAITFQIGKIAKCKNVWIVPDMPKTRSGKLMRRVLGAISNKGDVGNVMTLANPEIVEEIRKMVQG, via the coding sequence ATGAGCGAGGAAAAACAAATTGTTGAAACTTCTGAGGCGCAAATCGCTGTTCACTGGAAAGAGGAAGAGTATATCAATCCATCAGAGGAATTTATCGCCCAGGCTAATCTGACCGATAAATCTATTTTCGAGCGTTTTTCACTCGATAACTTTCCTGACTATTACACCGAGTTTGCAGACATGCTGACCTGGTACAAAAAATGGGATGAGGTTCTCGACACCAGCGATGCTCCAAGCTTTAAATGGTTTAAAGGCGGCAAACTGAATGCAAGTTACAACTGTATCGATCGCCATCTCGCCAAAAACAAGAACAAGACCGCAATTCACTTCGTCGCAGAGCCGGAAGATGAGCGTGTAAGTCACATCACCTATCAGGAGCTCTACACCCGCGTCAACGAATTCGCAGCACTATTGCGCGATACAGCTAAACTGAAGCGCGGTGATCGTGTAACCATTCATATGCCTATGTCGGCAGAGCTGCCGATCACCATGCTGGCCTGTGCCCGCCTTGGCGTTATTCACTCGGTGGTGTTTGGTGGTTTCTCCGCCAGCGCCTGTGCCGATCGTGTTATCGATTCCAACAGCCGGGTACTTATCACCATGGATGCCTATTACCGCGCTGGTAATCTGCTGGATCATAAAGCGGTGGATGATGAGGCATGCAAGCTGGCTGCAGACGGCGGTCAGAAAGTTGATACTCTGTTGGTATGGCAGCGCTATCCTGGCAAGATGTCGAGCGAAACTCCTATTGTTGAGGGCCGTGACATAATCGTCAATCAGGAGCTGAAAAAGTATTACGGCGCTATCGTCGAGCCGGAAGAAATGCTCTCTGAGGAGCCCCTGTTCCTGATGTACACCTCCGGAACCACCGGCAAGCCCAAAGGCTGTCAGCATGGTACCGGCGGCTACTTGAGTTATGTAACCGCAATGTCCAAGTACATCCAGGATATTCATCCTGAAGATGTTTACTGGTGTATGGCGGATATTGGCTGGATCACTGGACATTCCTTCATCGTTTACGGGCCGCTGGCACTCTGTGCTTCTTCCGTAATTTATGAGGGTGTACCGACCTATCCGGACGCTGGTCGTTCATGGCGTATCGCCCAGGAGCTGGATGTCAATATCTTCCACACTGCTCCGACGGCAATCCGCGCTCTGAGAAAAGTCGGGCCGGATGAGCCAGCCAAGTACAATTATAAGTTCAAGCATATGACCACCGTTGGTGAGCCCATCGAGCCTGAGGTATGGCGCTGGTATTACAACGTTGTCGGTCGTGGTGAGGCAGCAATTGTCGATACCTACTGGCAGACAGAGACCGGTGGTTTCCTCTGCTCAACAGTTCCGGGAATGCAGCCGATGAAGGCTGGTAGCGCCGGTCCTGGTGTTCCGGGTATTCACCCAATCGTCTTTGACGAGTCTGGTGATGTACTTGAGCCTGGCTGCGGTAAGGCTGGTAACATCTGCATCCAGAACCCATGGCCGGGCATGATGCAGACCGTCTGGGGCGATCGTGAGCGCTTTATCGAGAGCTACTTCGGCATGTACAACAAAGACCGCAACTCCAAGGATTGGCGCGACTGGCCATATATGACCGGTGATGCCGCGGTGCTGGCGGGTGACGGTTATGTACGTGTTCTCGGCAGGATCGATGACGTTATCAACGTCTCCGGTCACCGTCTTGGTACCAAGGAGATCGAGTCTGCAGCACTGACCGTGCCTGAGGTTGCCGAGGCTGCGGTTGTACCTGTGGCCCATGAGATCAAAGGCAAGGAGCCGGAGCTGTATGTATCTCTCAAACCAGGTTATGATGCAACTCCGGAACTGCAGCAGAAGGTCGCAGATGCCATCACCTTCCAGATTGGTAAGATTGCCAAATGTAAGAACGTCTGGATCGTACCCGATATGCCGAAGACACGTTCCGGTAAGCTGATGCGACGTGTCCTTGGCGCCATCTCCAATAAAGGCGATGTCGGCAACGTCATGACACTGGCCAACCCGGAGATCGTGGAAGAGATCCGCAAGATGGTTCAGGGCTGA
- a CDS encoding acyloxyacyl hydrolase, protein MKERLLIVLTVLVIFSSIFGEGIASEGKGDSTIVSEIRFGLLSHDVGVFAQSFENGVDINFDIFFKSPDKSFFRKFSSPRPMMGTCIHSDGQTSQVYGGLAWDFRTTDNILLTFGLGGAVHSGELDSDDPGEQRLGSRVLFRLAMNVGYYFSERWNASFYWNHISNASLATPNYGLDSMGLQIGYVF, encoded by the coding sequence GTGAAAGAACGTCTGCTTATCGTTTTAACCGTATTGGTGATTTTCTCTTCTATTTTCGGTGAAGGAATTGCAAGTGAGGGGAAAGGTGATTCTACTATCGTTTCAGAGATACGGTTTGGTCTGCTGAGTCATGATGTAGGTGTCTTTGCCCAAAGTTTTGAGAATGGAGTAGACATAAATTTTGATATCTTCTTCAAATCGCCAGACAAGTCATTCTTCCGTAAATTCAGTTCTCCCAGACCAATGATGGGGACTTGTATCCACTCAGATGGGCAGACCAGCCAGGTTTATGGGGGCCTTGCCTGGGACTTCAGGACAACGGATAATATTCTGCTTACTTTTGGGCTTGGTGGCGCAGTTCATTCTGGTGAATTGGATAGCGACGATCCGGGTGAACAACGTCTGGGCTCAAGAGTCCTGTTCAGGCTGGCAATGAATGTTGGCTATTATTTCAGCGAAAGATGGAATGCTTCATTTTACTGGAACCATATTTCCAATGCGAGTCTGGCTACCCCGAATTA